A region of the Serinicoccus profundi genome:
CAGGAGACCGTCGAGCAGGTCAAGGCCAAGGCCCCCGAGCTGAGCGCCAAGGTCAGCGAGCAGGCCAAGGTCACCGCGGACGGCGTGAAGTCCAAGGTCACCGGCCACGAGGCCACCGACCGCGACGGGTCCTACGAGAACGCCACCGGCACTCTCGACGGCTCCGGCGAGGCCACCATCGACACCACCGGCTTCGGCCCGGGCGGGGAGAAGCTTCCCTGACCCGGCCCCAGCCGTGACGAAGGCCCACCTCCTGCTCAGGAGGTGGGCCTTCGTCATACCTGGGTCACCCCGGCAGGAAGGGGTATGCCGGGGTGACGTCTAGATCCACAGCGCCGGGTCGTCGTAGAGCGCCTGCTGGGGGTCCAGCCCGGGCTCGGGCCGCCGGATCGACGCCGGGATGCCCGTGGCCACGGCCATGGCCGGGACGTCCTTGGTGACCACCGCGTTGGCACCCACCTGCGCGCCGTGGCCGATGGTGATGTCGCCGAGGATCTTGGCACCGGCACCCACGGTCACCCCGTCGCCCAGGGTCGGGTGCCGCTTGATCGTGGGGTCCATCGACCGGCCGCCGAGGGTGACCCCGTGGTAGAGCATGACGTCATCGCCGACCTCGGCCGTCTCCCCGATGACCACACCCATGCCGTGGTCGACGAAGAAGCGCGCGCCGATGGTGGCGCCGGGGTGGATCTCGATCCCGGTCGCCGCGCGGCTGGCCTGCGAGAGCAGGCGGGCGGGCAGCTTGGCCCCGGACGTCCACAGCGCGTGCGAGGCCCGGTGGACCCACAGCGCGTGCAGACCTGGCGAGGCCAGAGCCATCTCGAGTCGGCTGTCCGTGGCAGGGTCCCGGGCGATCGCCGCGTCGAGGTCCGCGCGGACCCCGGCCACCGCGCGGCGCAGCAGGCCGACGGCCTGCCGCGACCGGTGAGTGGCAGCAGCCATGATCAGTCCCTCAGGTCCTCGAAGAGCACGGTGGACAGGTAGCGCTCGCCGAAGGACGGGATGACGACGACGATCGTCTTGCCGGCGCTCTCCGGACGCTTGGCGACCTCGAGGGCACCCCAGACGTTGGCGCCGGAGGAGATGCCCGCGAGGACACCCTCCTCGGTGGCCAGGGCCCGCGCGACACGCAGCGCGTCGTCGAGCTTGACGTCGACGACCTCGTCGTAGAGCTCGGTGTCGAGGATCTCCGGCACGAAGTTGGCGCCGAGGCCCTGGATCTTGTGCGGGCCGGGCTGGCCGCCGGTGAGGATGGGGCTGTCGGCGGGCTCGACGACGACCAGGCCGACGTCGGGCTTCTGCTCGCGCAGATAGCGGCCGGCGCCGGTGATGGTGCCACCGGTGCCGACGCCGGCGACGAAGATGTCGACCTCGCCGTCGGTGTCCGCCCAGATCTCCGGGCCGGTGGTCTCGTAGTGCACCTTGATGTTGGCCGGGTTGGCGAACTGGCGCGCGCGCACGGCGCCGCGCTCCTCGGCGATCTCGTCGGCCTTGGCGACGGCGCCCTTCATGCCCTCCGAGCCGGGGGTGAGCACGAGCTCGGCACCGTAGGCGCGCAGGAGCGCGCGGCGCTCCAGGCTCATCGTCTCCGGCATCGCGAGGACGACCTTGTAGCCGCGCGCGGCACCGACCATCGCCAGGGCGATGCCGGTGTTGCCGGAGGTGCCCTCGACGATGGTGCCGCCGGGCTGCAGCTCGCCAGCCTCGACGGCGGCGTCGATGATCGAGGCACCGATGCGGTCCTTGACCGAGGCAGCCGGGTTCTGCGACTCCAGCTTGAGCAGGATCTGGGCGCCGTCGGCGATGCCGTCGGCCAGGCGGTTGAGGCGGACCAGCGGCGTGCCGCCGATGGCCTGGGTGATGTCGTCGTGGACGCGCACGAGGAGCCTTTCGTAGCAGGGTCAGCGAGGTGATGCTCTCGGCAAGTTATACATCACTCAACACCACGTTATTCCCTTGTGCCCGGCTCGCGCGCCTGGCCCTGCGGCTCGTCGGTGCTGGCGATTAGGCTGCGGTCATGTCATTCGGTGTGCTGCAGGTCCTCGCCATCGTGGTCGCGGGCCTGGTGACCTTGGCCGCGGTCGCCCTCTTCGTCCGGACCATCGCCGGCTTCGTCGCGCAGTTCCGGCTGGGGCAGCCCGAGCGGCGGACCGACGAGCCGGGCGCCCGCACGACCACGCTGCTGCGCGAGGTGGTGGGGCATACCCGCATGGCGCGCAAGCCGTGGGTCGCCGTCGCCCACTGGGTGGTCATGGTCTCCTTCGGGCTGCTCTTCCTCACCCTGGTCACCGCCTACGGCCAGGTGGTCGACCCCCACTTCGTCCTGCCGCTCATCGGGCACTTCTGGCCCTACGAGTGGCTCACCGAGCTCTTCGGCTGGGGTGCGGTCGTCGGCATCATCGCCCTCATCGTCGTCCGGCAGCGGCAGCACCCGCGCGGCATGGGGCGCCGGTCACGCTTCTGGGGCTCGACCTTCTGGCAGGCGTATGTCGTGGAGTTCGTCATCCTCGGCGTGGGCCTGGCCATCGTCGCGCTGCGCGCGCTGGAGTATGCCCTCGGCCGGGCCACCGGCGAGGCCTGGGCGAGCGCCCTGCACTTCCCGCTCACCGCCTGGCTGGGCGGCCTCCTGGCCGGTGCCTCCGCCGCCACGCTCGAGGGGTGGATCATCGGCGTCGCCCTGGTGAAGATCCTCATCTCGATGGCCTGGATGATCATCATCGCCCGCACCCCGACGATGGGTGTGGCCTGGCACCGCTTCCTCGCCTTCTTCAACATCTGGTTCAAGCGTCACCCCGACGGCGCCACGTCGCTGGGCGCCGTGCAGCCCATCACCGTCGCCGGTGAGCCCGTCGACTTCGAGAACATCGAGGAGCTGCCCGAGGACGCCGCCCTCGGCGTCGGCAAGGTCGAGGACTTCACCTGGAAGGGCCTGCTCGACTTCTCCACCTGCACCGAGTGCGGTCGCTGCCAGGAGCAGTGCCCGGCGTGGCACACCGACAAGCCGCTCTCGCCCAAGATGCTCATCAAGAACCTCCGCGACCAGCACCACGCCATCGCCCCGTGGCTGCAGGCCGGCGAGGAGCACCGGGAGGCGGCCGCGAAGGCGCTGGAGGCCGCCGGCGGGCCGGGCGCCGAGGGCCTCCCGGAGGAGTTCCACGGCATCCCCACCACCGCGGTGCTCGCCGCCCAGCGGCCCCTCGTCGGGGAGACCGAGGGCGACCCGACGGTCCCCGACGGGGGCGGCATCATCGACCCCGAGGTGCTGTGGTCCTGCACCACGTGCGGCGCGTGCGTCGAGCAGTGCCCGGTCGACATCGAGCACGTCGACGCGATCGTCGACATGCGGCGCTACCAGAACCTCATCGAGTCAGCCTTTCCCTCCGAGCTCGGCGGGCTCTTCAAGAACCTCGAGAACAAGGGCAACCCGTGGGGCATGAACGCCCGGCTGCGGATGGACTGGGCCAAGGATCTCGACTTCGACGTGCCGATCGTCGGCGAGGACCTCGAGAGCCTGGCGGAGATGGACTACCTCTTCTGGGTCGGGTGCGCCGGCGCCTTCGAGGACCGCGCCAAGAAGACGACGCGGGCGGTCGCCGAGCTGCTGCATACCGCCGGGGTGAGCTTCGCGGTGCTCGGCGACGGCGAGAGCTGCACCGGTGACCCGGCCCGCCGCAGCGGCAACGAGTTCCTCTTCCAGATGCTCGCGATGCAGAACGTCGAGGTCCTCAACGAGGCGGGCGCGAGCAAGATCGTCGTCACCTGCGCCCACTGCTTCAACACGCTGAAGAACGAGTACCCCCAGGTCGGGGGGCAGTTCGAGGTCGTCCACCACACCCAGCTGCTCAACCGCCTCGTGCGCGAGAAGCGGCTGACGCCGGTCTCCCGTCCCGACGCCGCCGACAGCTCTGGGGCCGCGTCCACGGCGGAGTCGGTGACCTACCACGACCCGTGCTACCTCGGCCGGCACAACCAGGTGTATGCCCCGCCGCGCGAGCTCATCGGCGCGCTGCCGGGGGTGCAGCTCACCGAGATGCCGCGGCACGCGGAGAAGTCGTTCTGCTGCGGCGCCGGCGGCGCGCGCATGTGGATGGAGGAGAAGCTCGGCACCCGGATCAACCTCAACCGCACCGAGGAGGCGCTGGCCACCGGCGCCGACCGGATCGCCATCGGCTGCCCCTTCTGCCGGGTCATGCTCTCCGACGGGCTCACCCAGAAGCAGGCCGAGGGCGCCCGCGAGGAGGTCGAGGTCGTCGATGTCGCCCAGATGCTGCTCGCCGCCGTGCGCCGGGGTGACCAGCCGGCCGAGCCCGCGCCCAGCACCGAGGACTGAGCCGGGGCGCTGCGCCCGCCAGGGTCAGCGGGCGACGTCGCTGCGGTGGAAGTTGGACCAGGAGCGGCTGGCCGTGGGGCCGCGCTGCCCCTGGTAGTGGCTGCCCTTCTGCGAGCTGCCGTAGGGGTGGTCGGACGCCGAGCTCAGACGGAAGAAGCAGAGCTGGCCGATCTTCATCCCCGGGTGCAGCACGATCGGCAGGGTCGCGACGTTGGACAGCTCCAGCGTCACGTGACCGGTGAAGCCCGGGTCGACGAAGCCGGCCGTCGCGTGCGTGAGCAGCCCGAGCCGCCCCAGCGAGGACTTGCCCTCCACCCGGGCGGCGATGTCGTCGGGCAGGCTGACCTCTTCATACGTCGACCCCAGCACGAACTCCCCGGGGTGCAGCACGAAGCTCTCCCCCGCCTCGACCTCGACGAGCCGGGTCAGGTCGGGCTGCTCCTGCGCCGGGTCGATGACGGGGTACTTGTGGTTGTCGAACAACCGGAAGTAGCGGTCGAGCCGGATGTCGACGCTGGAGGGCTGGACCATCTGGGGATCCCACGGGTCTAGCCGGACCCGCCCGGCGTCGATCGAGGCGAGGATGTCGCGGTCTGAGAGCAGCACGGTGACACACTAACGGGGGTGACTTTGGTGGGGGCCACCCGCGATGGTTATCATGGCTCTCGCCTCAGTTCGAGGCGTCGCGGGCGTAGTTCAATGGTAGAACATCAGCTTCCCAAGCTGAATACGCGAGTTCGATTCTCGTCGCCCGCTCCATCCCGTCCGGTCACTGACCGAGGCGGCTCGGGGGGCCCGGCCGCTGTGATCCGCGCAGCTGGTCGCTCACCCACCCGGCATACGCCTCCAGGGCGTCCACCACCGGCACGGCCATGATCTCCGGCACCTCGTAGGCGTGCAGCGACTGCACCACCTCGCAGACCGGTGTGAAGCCGGCGCGTGTGGTCTTGACGAGGAGCAGCCACTCCTTGCTCTCGTGGACCTGCCCGCTCCAGCTGTAGATCGAGGTCATCGGCCCGAGGATCTGCACGCACGCGGCGACCTTGCGCGCGACGAGCTCTTCAGCGATGTGTCTGGCGGACTCCATCGTGGGCACGCTGACGCGGGCCTCCACGAGCTCCGAGAGATCGTTCATGTCCCCTGCTTCCTGCTCGAGCGGTCACGGTGTCACGTCCGCCAGGGCGTCGCCGAGGATCGCCACGCCACGGGAGGCGTCCTCGTCGGTGATCACGCACGGCGGCACCAGGTGCACACGGTTGGCTACGACCAGGGGCCACATCCCCCGCTCCAGGCATCCTGCCTGCACCGCCTTCATCGTCTCACCGGAGGCAGGTTCGCGCGAGGCCTGATCTGCGACGAGCTCGACCACCCAGAAGACCCCGAGCCCGCGCACATCGCCCACCAGCGGGTTCGTCCCCATGAGCGCGGTCGCGGCGGGCCCGAGACTGTGCTCGCCGACCTGCGCGGCGTGCTCCACGATTCCCTCCTCGCGCATGATCTTGATGGCCGCCACCGCCGACGCCGTGGCCAGCGCGTGACCCGAGTAGGTCAGCCCGCCGGGGAAGGGCCGCTCGTCGAAGGTCGCCGCCACCGGGTCGCCGATGATGACGCCGCCGAGCGGGACGTACCCGGAGTTGACGCCCTTGGCGAAGGTGATGAGGTCAGGCCGCACCCCCCAGTGGTCGAGCGCGAACCACGCGCCGGTGCGGCCGAAGCCGGCCATGACCTCATCGAGGATGAGCAGCATCCCGAACTCGTCGCAGAGGGCGCGCACCCCTTCGAGGTAGCCCGGCGGCGGCACGAGGATGCCGTTGGAGCCCACCACGGTCTCCAGGATGATCGCGGCGACCTGGCCGGGCCCCTCGGCCTCGACGGTGTGCCGCAGGTGCAGCAGGGCGCGCTCGCTCTCCTCCTCCGGCGTGGTGGCGTGGAACTCGCTGCGGAACAGGTGCGGGCCCCAGAAGTGGACGACCCCGGGCATACCCGGCTCGCCGCCCCACCGGCGCGCCTCGCCGGTGAGCGTGATCGCCCCGGCCGTGGCGCCGTGGTAACTGCGGTAGGACGCGAGGATCTTGTGCCGACCGGTGTGCGCGCGGGCCATCCGCAGGGCGTTCTCGTTGGCCTCCGCGCCACCGTTGGTGAAGAAGATTTTGCTCATGCCCTCCGGCGCGAGTCCCGCGATGAGTGCGGCGGCCTCGGCGCGGCTCTCCTCGGCGAAGGCGGGCGCGACCGTGGTCAGCCGCTCGGCGGCCCGGGCGATCGCGGCCGACAGTCTCGGGTGCTGGTAGCCGATGTTGACATTGACGAGCTGGGAGGAGAAGTCGAGGAAGCGCCGGCCCTGGTAGTCCCAGAAGTAGGCGCCCTCTCCCCCGGCCAGCGGCAGCGGGTCGATCGCCTGCTGGGCCGACCAGGACGTCATCACGTGGGCGCGGGACAGCTCCCGGATGCGGGCGTCGCGCGCGGGGTCCGGTGTCATCGTCATGGTCGCGACTCTAGGCGAGCCGTGCCCTCTGGTGCCCGCGGCGTGCGGACGGCAGGATGGGGGCATGGCTGAGGCGCTGGCGCACACCACCGGGGCGGACCACCCCCCGCTGCTGGAGCAGACCATCGGGGACAACCTCGACGAGACCGCGGCGGAGCACGCCACCCGGGAGGCCTTGGTCGAGGTCGCGACCGGCCGACGGTGGACGTATGCCGAGCTCGTCGCCGACGTCGACCTGCTGGCCCGGGCGTTCGTCGCCTCCGGGGTGGGCACCGGCGACCGGGTCGGCATCTGGGCGCCGAACTGCGCTGAGTGGACCCTCGTGCAGCTGGCGACGGCCAAGATCGGCGCCATCCTGGTGACCATCAACCCCGCCTACCGCGCGCACGAGCTGGGCTACGTCCTGCGGCAGTCGGGGGTGAGCACGATCGTCGTCGCCCGCGAGTTCAAGGGCACGAGCTATCCCGACCTCGTGGCGCTGGTGCGCGAGGACTGCCCGGAGCTGGCGCAGGTGGTCGTCATCGGCGACGAGGGGTGGGACGAGCTGCTCGCCGGGGCGCACCAGGTCAGCCGCGGCCGGTTGGCCGAGCTCCAGGCGAGCCTCACCCCGGACCAGCCCATCAACATCCAGTACACCTCCGGCACCACCGGCTTCCCCAAGGGCGCCACGCTCTCCCACCGCAACATCCTCAACAACGGCTACTTCGTGGGCGAGGGGTGCCGCTACACCGAGCGCGACGTGATCTGCATACCCGTGCCGTTCTACCACTGCTTCGGCATGGTCATGGGCAACCTCGCAGCGACCACCCACGGGGCCTGCATGGTCATCCCCGGCCCGGGTTTCGACCCCGCCGCGACGTTGCGGGCGGTGCGCGAGGAGCAGTGCACGTCGCTCTACGGCGTGCCGACGATGTTCATCGCCGAGCTCGAGCTCATCGAGCGCAGCGACGAGGTCTCGCTGGAGGACCTCGCCTCGGTCCGCACCGGCATCATGGCCGGCTCGCTGTGCCCGGCCTCGGTCATGCGCACGCTCATCGACGCCGGGGTGGAGGAGATGACCATCTGCTACGGCATGACGGAGACCTCGCCGGTGTCGACCCAGACCGCGCCGGACGACCCCTTCGACGCCAAGGTCGGCACCGTCGGCCGGGTGATGCCCCACCTGGAGATCCAGATCGTCGACCCCGCCACGCGGGAGGTCGTCCCCCGCGGCACGCCGGGCGAGTTCTGCACCAAGGGTTACTCGGTCATGCTCGGCTACTGGGATGAGCCGGAGAAGACGGCCGAGGTGCTGCAGGACGGCTGGATGGCGACCGGTGACATCGGGGTCATGGACGAGGACGGGTATGTCGAGATCACCGGCCGGATCAAGGACCTCATCATCCGCGGCGGGGAGAATGTCTACCCGCGGGAGGTGGAGGAGTTCCTCTACACCCACCCCGACGTCGTGGACGCCCAGGTGGTGGGGGTGCCCGACGAGCGCTACGGCGAGGAGCTCATGGCGTGGGTGCGGCTGCGGGAGGGGGCCGAGCCGCTCACCGCGGAGGCCGTCAAGGACTTCTGCACGGGCTCGCTGGCGCACTACAAGATCCCGCGGCACGTGCAGGTCATCGAGGAGTTCCCCATGACTGTCACCGGCAAGGTCCGCAAGGTGGAGCTGCGCGAGCGCGGCGAGGAGCTCCTCCGCCACCCCTGACACCACCCCGCCCTGACCCTCCTCCCACCCCTGACCCACCCTGACCCGACCCCTGACCCGACCCACCCCTGACCCACCGAGCGCCGCAGATGGTCGCCCTCACCCCCACCGAGCGCCGCACATGGTCGCCCTCACCCCCACCGAGCGCCGCACATGGTTGCTGGCAGGATCGGGGGATGAGCCTGGACTACTCACAGATGTTCCGCCTCGACGGTCAGCACGCCGTGGTGGTCGGGTGCGGCGGGATCGGCGCGGAGATCGTCGCGGGCCTGGCCGCCCAAGGCGCGCGTGTGACCTGCCTCGACAAGGACCTGACGGTCGCCCAAGCGGCGCTCGAGCGGGCGCCGGGAGGGGCGGCATACCCCGTGGACGTCCTCGACCCGGGCGACCTGGAGTCGCGTGCCGGCGACCTCGGCGACGTCGACGTGCTGGTGCTCACCGCGGCGATGAACGTCCGCAAGCGGCTGCTGGACTACACCGCCGAGGAGTTCGACCGGGTGGTCGACCTCAACCTGCGCGGCACGTTCTCCGCCGTGCGCGCTTTCGCGCCCGCGATGGTCGAGCGCGGACGCGGGTCGATCGTCACGCTCACCTCGATCCGCGCGGTCGTGGTCGAACCTGGTCAGGGGGTGTATGCCGCCACGAAGGCCGGCGTCATGCAGCTCGTCCGCACGTGGTCGGCCGAGCTCGGACCGGCCGGTGTGCGGATCAACGCCGTCGCGCCGGGCGTCGTGGAGACGCCACTCACTCAGCAGATCCGCGACGACGAGCAGTGGGATCGGGCGTATGCGCAGAAGGCCGCGTTGGGCAGGTGGGCGCGACCCGAGGAGATGGTCGGCGCCGTGTGCTGGCTGGCCTCCGACGCCGCCAGCTTTGTCACCGGGAGCCAGGTGATGGTCGACGGCGGATGGACGGCGATCGACGGACGGTTCACGCCGCCCACCTGAGCCATTCACGACGCCCGGTCGGTCTCAGGACGACCACCTGCGACGCTCGGTGGGGCTCACAGCGACCATCTGCGACGCCCCGTGAGGCTCACAGCGACCATCTGCGACGCCCCGTGAGGCTCACAGCGACCATCTGCGACGCCCGGTCGGTCTCAGGACGACCATCTGCGACGCTCGGTGGGGGTCACAGCGACCATCTACGGCGCTCGGTGGGGGTCTCAGCTGAAGACGATGGTGCGCCCGCCGCGCAGGACCACCCGGTGCTCGGCGTGCCAGCGGATTGCCCGGGAGAAGGCCGCGGCCTCGACCTCCTGGCCCTGCTGAGCCAGCTGGGCCGGGGTAAGCCGGTGGTCGACCCGGCGGAAGTCCTGCTCGATGATGGGCCCCTCGTCGAGGTCGGCGGTGACGTAGTGCGCGGTCGCGCCGATGACCTTGACCCCGCGGTCGTGCGCCTGCGTGTAGGGCTTGGCGCCCTTGAAGCTGGGCAGCAACGAGTGGTGGATGTTGATGATGCGCCCCGAGTAGTCGGCGCACAGCTGCGGGGAGAGCACCTGCATGTAACGGGCCAGGGCGATCGTGTCGACGTCGTGCTCGCGCACGACCTCCTGCAGCGCTGCCTCGGCGTCCGCCTTGGTGTCGGGGGTC
Encoded here:
- a CDS encoding YtxH domain-containing protein; the protein is MRNKLMLLVGAAAGYVLGARAGRERYDQIADQANKAWSSPKVQETVEQVKAKAPELSAKVSEQAKVTADGVKSKVTGHEATDRDGSYENATGTLDGSGEATIDTTGFGPGGEKLP
- the epsC gene encoding serine O-acetyltransferase EpsC, with product MAAATHRSRQAVGLLRRAVAGVRADLDAAIARDPATDSRLEMALASPGLHALWVHRASHALWTSGAKLPARLLSQASRAATGIEIHPGATIGARFFVDHGMGVVIGETAEVGDDVMLYHGVTLGGRSMDPTIKRHPTLGDGVTVGAGAKILGDITIGHGAQVGANAVVTKDVPAMAVATGIPASIRRPEPGLDPQQALYDDPALWI
- the cysK gene encoding cysteine synthase A — encoded protein: MRVHDDITQAIGGTPLVRLNRLADGIADGAQILLKLESQNPAASVKDRIGASIIDAAVEAGELQPGGTIVEGTSGNTGIALAMVGAARGYKVVLAMPETMSLERRALLRAYGAELVLTPGSEGMKGAVAKADEIAEERGAVRARQFANPANIKVHYETTGPEIWADTDGEVDIFVAGVGTGGTITGAGRYLREQKPDVGLVVVEPADSPILTGGQPGPHKIQGLGANFVPEILDTELYDEVVDVKLDDALRVARALATEEGVLAGISSGANVWGALEVAKRPESAGKTIVVVIPSFGERYLSTVLFEDLRD
- a CDS encoding heterodisulfide reductase-related iron-sulfur binding cluster, translated to MSFGVLQVLAIVVAGLVTLAAVALFVRTIAGFVAQFRLGQPERRTDEPGARTTTLLREVVGHTRMARKPWVAVAHWVVMVSFGLLFLTLVTAYGQVVDPHFVLPLIGHFWPYEWLTELFGWGAVVGIIALIVVRQRQHPRGMGRRSRFWGSTFWQAYVVEFVILGVGLAIVALRALEYALGRATGEAWASALHFPLTAWLGGLLAGASAATLEGWIIGVALVKILISMAWMIIIARTPTMGVAWHRFLAFFNIWFKRHPDGATSLGAVQPITVAGEPVDFENIEELPEDAALGVGKVEDFTWKGLLDFSTCTECGRCQEQCPAWHTDKPLSPKMLIKNLRDQHHAIAPWLQAGEEHREAAAKALEAAGGPGAEGLPEEFHGIPTTAVLAAQRPLVGETEGDPTVPDGGGIIDPEVLWSCTTCGACVEQCPVDIEHVDAIVDMRRYQNLIESAFPSELGGLFKNLENKGNPWGMNARLRMDWAKDLDFDVPIVGEDLESLAEMDYLFWVGCAGAFEDRAKKTTRAVAELLHTAGVSFAVLGDGESCTGDPARRSGNEFLFQMLAMQNVEVLNEAGASKIVVTCAHCFNTLKNEYPQVGGQFEVVHHTQLLNRLVREKRLTPVSRPDAADSSGAASTAESVTYHDPCYLGRHNQVYAPPRELIGALPGVQLTEMPRHAEKSFCCGAGGARMWMEEKLGTRINLNRTEEALATGADRIAIGCPFCRVMLSDGLTQKQAEGAREEVEVVDVAQMLLAAVRRGDQPAEPAPSTED
- the dcd gene encoding dCTP deaminase — translated: MLLSDRDILASIDAGRVRLDPWDPQMVQPSSVDIRLDRYFRLFDNHKYPVIDPAQEQPDLTRLVEVEAGESFVLHPGEFVLGSTYEEVSLPDDIAARVEGKSSLGRLGLLTHATAGFVDPGFTGHVTLELSNVATLPIVLHPGMKIGQLCFFRLSSASDHPYGSSQKGSHYQGQRGPTASRSWSNFHRSDVAR
- the cutA gene encoding divalent-cation tolerance protein CutA; the protein is MNDLSELVEARVSVPTMESARHIAEELVARKVAACVQILGPMTSIYSWSGQVHESKEWLLLVKTTRAGFTPVCEVVQSLHAYEVPEIMAVPVVDALEAYAGWVSDQLRGSQRPGPPSRLGQ
- a CDS encoding aminotransferase class III-fold pyridoxal phosphate-dependent enzyme; amino-acid sequence: MTMTPDPARDARIRELSRAHVMTSWSAQQAIDPLPLAGGEGAYFWDYQGRRFLDFSSQLVNVNIGYQHPRLSAAIARAAERLTTVAPAFAEESRAEAAALIAGLAPEGMSKIFFTNGGAEANENALRMARAHTGRHKILASYRSYHGATAGAITLTGEARRWGGEPGMPGVVHFWGPHLFRSEFHATTPEEESERALLHLRHTVEAEGPGQVAAIILETVVGSNGILVPPPGYLEGVRALCDEFGMLLILDEVMAGFGRTGAWFALDHWGVRPDLITFAKGVNSGYVPLGGVIIGDPVAATFDERPFPGGLTYSGHALATASAVAAIKIMREEGIVEHAAQVGEHSLGPAATALMGTNPLVGDVRGLGVFWVVELVADQASREPASGETMKAVQAGCLERGMWPLVVANRVHLVPPCVITDEDASRGVAILGDALADVTP
- a CDS encoding AMP-binding protein, which produces MAEALAHTTGADHPPLLEQTIGDNLDETAAEHATREALVEVATGRRWTYAELVADVDLLARAFVASGVGTGDRVGIWAPNCAEWTLVQLATAKIGAILVTINPAYRAHELGYVLRQSGVSTIVVAREFKGTSYPDLVALVREDCPELAQVVVIGDEGWDELLAGAHQVSRGRLAELQASLTPDQPINIQYTSGTTGFPKGATLSHRNILNNGYFVGEGCRYTERDVICIPVPFYHCFGMVMGNLAATTHGACMVIPGPGFDPAATLRAVREEQCTSLYGVPTMFIAELELIERSDEVSLEDLASVRTGIMAGSLCPASVMRTLIDAGVEEMTICYGMTETSPVSTQTAPDDPFDAKVGTVGRVMPHLEIQIVDPATREVVPRGTPGEFCTKGYSVMLGYWDEPEKTAEVLQDGWMATGDIGVMDEDGYVEITGRIKDLIIRGGENVYPREVEEFLYTHPDVVDAQVVGVPDERYGEELMAWVRLREGAEPLTAEAVKDFCTGSLAHYKIPRHVQVIEEFPMTVTGKVRKVELRERGEELLRHP
- a CDS encoding SDR family NAD(P)-dependent oxidoreductase; translation: MSLDYSQMFRLDGQHAVVVGCGGIGAEIVAGLAAQGARVTCLDKDLTVAQAALERAPGGAAYPVDVLDPGDLESRAGDLGDVDVLVLTAAMNVRKRLLDYTAEEFDRVVDLNLRGTFSAVRAFAPAMVERGRGSIVTLTSIRAVVVEPGQGVYAATKAGVMQLVRTWSAELGPAGVRINAVAPGVVETPLTQQIRDDEQWDRAYAQKAALGRWARPEEMVGAVCWLASDAASFVTGSQVMVDGGWTAIDGRFTPPT